One region of Streptococcus salivarius genomic DNA includes:
- the srtB gene encoding class B sortase, LPKTxAVK-specific translates to MSNHNRKSTGSRKKLIAGISALVIAALAIFLGFQFMSPTASSSNGVKSVLTTKKANTYKVSDEEKAYLKNKFDGLEATNPDTIAYVYAPGTKLDEPVVQTTDNSTYLDKTFDGGNVPYLGTVFMDTDNKKDFSDRLTWLFGHARGSKVADSRMFNDVNYYSDQSFFDKHKYVVIETPQRKYYYEALAMVIVPEDTAFYRTSFESDKDFKQQLDIIYDQASVKNKDLKVNASDKYLVLSTCREEDETIRANLYLRQIPDSEMSDFVAKHGKDLEYTPTR, encoded by the coding sequence ATGAGTAATCATAATCGTAAATCTACTGGATCTCGCAAAAAACTGATTGCTGGGATTTCAGCCTTAGTCATTGCTGCTTTGGCTATCTTCCTTGGCTTCCAGTTTATGTCTCCGACAGCATCGTCCTCTAATGGTGTTAAGAGTGTTTTAACGACTAAAAAAGCAAACACTTATAAAGTTTCAGATGAGGAGAAAGCCTACCTCAAAAATAAATTTGATGGTCTTGAGGCGACAAACCCTGATACTATCGCTTATGTCTATGCACCAGGGACTAAATTGGATGAGCCAGTTGTTCAAACAACGGACAATTCAACCTACTTAGATAAAACATTTGATGGAGGAAACGTTCCATATTTGGGAACGGTCTTCATGGATACAGACAATAAGAAAGATTTCAGCGATCGTTTGACTTGGCTCTTCGGTCATGCTCGAGGAAGTAAGGTTGCTGATAGTCGTATGTTCAACGATGTTAACTACTATAGTGATCAGTCGTTCTTTGATAAACACAAATATGTTGTTATTGAGACGCCTCAACGTAAGTATTATTATGAAGCACTTGCTATGGTAATTGTGCCTGAAGACACAGCTTTCTATCGTACATCATTTGAAAGTGATAAAGACTTTAAACAACAGTTGGATATCATCTATGATCAAGCAAGTGTTAAAAACAAGGATTTGAAGGTTAATGCTTCGGATAAATACCTCGTTCTTTCGACTTGTCGTGAGGAAGATGAAACGATTCGTGCTAATCTCTACTTGCGTCAAATTCCAGACTCTGAAATGTCTGATTTTGTAGCTAAACATGGTAAAGATTTGGAATACACACCAACACGTTAA
- a CDS encoding CapA family protein, producing the protein MKQSQAKKRDNAMTNKILMGLIALVLGLLFLEILIVHSKNEQQKNASNQVQTARIMANGDLLYHDGLYMSALQSDGSYDFTENFTYVKPWLQQADLVLGDFEGTINPDYPLSGYPLFNAPQSVTAAIKDAGYDVMDLAHNHILDSGLEGAFTTADAFKKVGIDPIGVYEKPVRDKAPLLIKNVNGIKVAILSYAYGYNGLESNLTDKEVADHLSNLDEKRMKAEIQRAEKEADITVIMPQMGVEYRLEPTDEQVKLYHKMIDWGADIIFGGHPHVVEPSEVVKKDGQQKLIIYSMGNFISNQRIETMDGVDSAEWTERGVLMDVTLEKKNGQTTIKTAQAHPTWVNRTPKGTSSPEGYPLYTYQTYILEDFIKGGKYRNKLDEETKERIDTAYKEMNAHVNLKWK; encoded by the coding sequence ATGAAACAGAGCCAGGCTAAAAAGCGTGACAATGCGATGACTAATAAGATTTTGATGGGGTTGATTGCTCTCGTCTTAGGTTTGCTTTTTCTTGAGATTTTAATTGTTCATAGTAAGAACGAACAGCAAAAGAATGCCTCGAACCAGGTACAGACAGCACGTATCATGGCTAATGGGGACTTGCTCTATCATGACGGTCTCTATATGAGTGCCCTTCAGTCAGATGGTAGCTATGATTTCACGGAGAATTTTACTTATGTGAAGCCGTGGTTACAGCAGGCTGATTTGGTCTTGGGTGATTTTGAGGGAACGATTAACCCTGATTATCCTTTGTCAGGCTATCCTCTGTTTAATGCTCCTCAATCAGTGACAGCAGCTATCAAGGATGCTGGCTATGATGTTATGGATTTGGCTCATAATCATATCTTGGATTCTGGCTTAGAGGGAGCTTTTACAACGGCTGATGCTTTTAAAAAAGTGGGAATTGATCCTATTGGTGTTTACGAAAAGCCGGTGCGAGACAAGGCGCCACTGCTCATCAAGAATGTTAATGGTATCAAAGTTGCAATACTTTCCTATGCTTATGGTTACAATGGTCTAGAGTCGAACTTGACGGATAAAGAGGTTGCAGACCACTTATCGAATTTGGATGAAAAACGTATGAAAGCCGAGATTCAGCGTGCCGAAAAAGAAGCAGATATCACGGTTATCATGCCTCAGATGGGTGTTGAATATCGTTTGGAACCGACAGATGAACAGGTTAAACTCTATCATAAGATGATTGATTGGGGTGCTGATATTATCTTTGGAGGTCATCCTCATGTGGTAGAGCCTTCTGAGGTGGTTAAAAAAGATGGACAGCAAAAACTTATTATTTACTCAATGGGGAATTTCATTTCTAACCAACGTATAGAGACAATGGATGGTGTGGATAGCGCAGAGTGGACAGAGAGGGGTGTCTTAATGGATGTCACCCTTGAGAAAAAGAATGGTCAAACCACGATTAAGACTGCTCAAGCACATCCGACTTGGGTTAACCGTACGCCTAAAGGAACGAGTTCGCCAGAGGGATACCCTTTGTATACTTACCAAACTTATATTTTAGAGGATTTCATTAAAGGTGGTAAATATAGAAATAAACTAGATGAAGAAACCAAAGAGCGTATAGATACTGCTTATAAAGAAATGAATGCCCATGTTAATTTAAAATGGAAATAA
- a CDS encoding ACT domain-containing protein, giving the protein MKAIITVVGKDKAGIVAGVATKVAELGLNIDDISQTVLDEFFTMMAVVSSEDKQDFTHLRAELEAFGESLNVKINIQSSAIFDAMHNL; this is encoded by the coding sequence ATGAAAGCGATTATTACAGTTGTAGGTAAGGACAAAGCAGGTATTGTTGCGGGTGTTGCGACTAAGGTGGCAGAACTTGGCTTGAATATTGATGATATTTCTCAAACAGTTCTTGATGAATTCTTTACCATGATGGCGGTTGTATCATCGGAAGACAAACAAGATTTTACACACCTACGTGCTGAATTGGAAGCCTTTGGAGAGTCATTGAACGTTAAAATCAACATCCAAAGTTCAGCAATTTTTGATGCTATGCACAACTTGTAA
- a CDS encoding PFL family protein: MDIKQVTETIAMIEEQNFDVRTITMGISLLDCIDSDIDKAAEKVYNKIVSKAKNLVAVGDEIAAELGIPIVNKRVSVTPISIIGAATDATDYVPFAKALDRAAKEIGVNFIGGFSALVQKGYQKGDKILINSIPRALAETDFVCSSVNIGSTKTGINMTAVRDMGRIIKEASEADPMGPGKLVVFANAVEDNPFMAGAFHGVGEADVVINVGVSGPGVVQRAVEKVPGESFDVLAETVKKTAFKITRVGQLVGQMASERLGVEFGIVDLSLAPTPAVGDSVARVLEAMGLEVVGTHGTTAALALLNDQVKKGGIMACNQVGGLSGAFIPVSEDEGMIAAVQSGHINLEKLEAMTAICSVGLDMIAIPADTPDTTIAAMIADEAAIGVINQKTTAVRIIPYGKEGDMLELGGLLGYAPVMKVNKASSADFIARGGQIPAPVHSFKN, from the coding sequence ATGGATATTAAACAGGTCACAGAAACCATTGCCATGATTGAGGAGCAGAACTTTGATGTTCGTACCATTACCATGGGGATTTCACTCCTAGACTGTATCGATTCAGATATCGATAAGGCGGCGGAAAAAGTCTATAACAAGATTGTATCTAAGGCTAAGAATTTGGTAGCTGTTGGTGACGAGATTGCGGCTGAACTTGGTATTCCGATTGTTAATAAACGTGTGTCTGTTACTCCGATCTCAATCATCGGTGCGGCAACAGATGCAACAGACTATGTACCTTTTGCGAAGGCGTTAGACCGAGCAGCTAAGGAAATCGGTGTTAACTTTATTGGTGGTTTCTCTGCACTCGTTCAAAAGGGCTACCAAAAAGGTGATAAGATTCTTATTAATTCTATTCCACGTGCGCTTGCAGAGACTGATTTTGTCTGCTCATCTGTCAACATTGGTTCAACAAAGACTGGTATTAACATGACAGCGGTACGTGACATGGGACGTATCATCAAAGAGGCTTCTGAGGCAGATCCAATGGGCCCAGGTAAATTGGTGGTCTTTGCTAATGCGGTTGAAGATAATCCATTTATGGCAGGTGCCTTCCACGGTGTTGGTGAGGCTGATGTTGTAATCAATGTTGGGGTTTCAGGTCCTGGTGTTGTGCAACGTGCAGTTGAGAAAGTTCCGGGCGAAAGTTTCGATGTTTTAGCTGAAACAGTTAAGAAGACCGCCTTCAAAATCACACGTGTTGGTCAGTTGGTTGGTCAAATGGCCAGCGAACGCCTTGGTGTCGAGTTCGGTATTGTAGATTTGTCTCTTGCGCCAACACCAGCAGTTGGTGATTCAGTAGCCCGTGTACTTGAAGCTATGGGTCTTGAAGTTGTTGGTACGCATGGTACTACTGCAGCTCTAGCCCTTCTTAACGACCAAGTTAAAAAAGGTGGTATCATGGCATGTAACCAAGTTGGTGGTTTGTCAGGTGCCTTTATTCCAGTTTCTGAAGATGAAGGTATGATTGCGGCGGTTCAATCTGGTCATATCAACCTTGAAAAATTGGAAGCTATGACAGCTATCTGTTCTGTTGGTCTAGACATGATTGCTATTCCTGCTGATACGCCAGATACAACAATCGCGGCCATGATTGCTGATGAAGCGGCTATCGGTGTCATTAATCAGAAAACAACAGCTGTTCGTATCATTCCTTATGGTAAGGAAGGTGACATGTTGGAACTTGGTGGTCTTCTTGGTTATGCACCAGTAATGAAGGTAAACAAAGCTTCATCGGCTGACTTCATTGCGCGTGGTGGTCAAATCCCAGCTCCTGTTCACAGCTTTAAAAACTAA
- a CDS encoding histidine phosphatase family protein, whose amino-acid sequence MSEVKLYIARHGKTMFNTIGRAQGWSDSPLTPFGEEGIRELGVGLKAAGIPFKVAYSSDSGRTIQTMDIILRETGLETIPYKRDKRIREWCFGSLDGGYDGELFYGVLPRTDAFQGKDLHEVTYPELAQGILDVDTAGWAEPWEVLRKRILEGFTAIAENLERSGGGNAIVVSHGMTIATFAWLIDSSVEHPSLDNGSVTVVAYENGKFTLEALGDMTYRQVGREIIEKENGKK is encoded by the coding sequence ATGAGTGAGGTTAAGTTGTATATTGCGAGACATGGCAAAACTATGTTTAACACCATTGGTCGTGCACAAGGTTGGTCTGATAGCCCTTTGACCCCGTTCGGTGAAGAAGGTATTCGTGAATTGGGGGTAGGTCTGAAAGCAGCAGGTATTCCTTTCAAGGTCGCATATTCTAGTGATTCAGGTCGAACGATTCAAACCATGGATATCATTTTACGTGAGACGGGTTTAGAAACTATTCCTTATAAACGTGACAAACGTATTCGTGAGTGGTGTTTTGGTAGTTTAGATGGTGGCTATGACGGTGAACTTTTCTACGGTGTGCTACCGAGAACAGATGCTTTTCAAGGTAAGGATTTGCATGAGGTAACTTATCCTGAGCTTGCACAGGGTATCCTTGATGTGGATACGGCTGGTTGGGCAGAGCCTTGGGAAGTGCTCAGAAAACGTATTTTAGAGGGGTTCACAGCTATTGCAGAAAATCTTGAGAGGTCTGGTGGCGGTAATGCTATTGTCGTTAGTCACGGTATGACCATTGCAACCTTTGCTTGGTTAATTGATTCTTCTGTCGAGCATCCTTCATTGGACAACGGTTCGGTTACTGTTGTTGCTTATGAAAATGGTAAATTTACATTAGAAGCACTTGGCGATATGACTTATCGTCAGGTTGGGCGAGAGATAATAGAAAAAGAAAATGGTAAAAAATAA
- a CDS encoding M15 family metallopeptidase: protein MVKNNYPSRRQAKKQTNWFLVISSVLIAVLLVVAGLYSVFGVSRTVQQTNGSSVTKSSKQATDATQSKDAKGLPDVSPKDWQLLLVNRDNKSKELNPEIADVDGVSVDARIAKNVKEFLAAAQEIDPSYHLISGYRSVAYQTELYNSYVQQEMAADPSLTESQAEKKVQTYSQPPGASEHQTGLAIDMSTVDSLNEADPDTVAKVKELAPKYGFVLRFPDGKTSSTGVGYEDWHFRYVGKESAEYMTEHNLTLEEYLALLKEKAK from the coding sequence ATGGTAAAAAATAACTATCCAAGTCGCCGTCAGGCGAAAAAGCAAACCAACTGGTTTTTGGTTATCAGTAGTGTCTTGATTGCAGTTCTTTTAGTTGTAGCAGGACTTTATTCAGTATTTGGTGTCAGTCGTACAGTCCAACAAACCAATGGATCGTCAGTAACAAAAAGTAGTAAGCAAGCTACCGATGCGACTCAAAGCAAGGATGCAAAGGGACTACCTGATGTATCGCCTAAAGACTGGCAGTTGCTTTTGGTAAATCGAGATAATAAGTCTAAAGAACTTAACCCTGAGATTGCTGATGTCGATGGTGTTTCTGTAGATGCAAGAATTGCTAAGAACGTTAAGGAGTTTTTAGCAGCTGCTCAAGAAATTGATCCAAGTTATCACTTGATATCAGGTTATCGTAGTGTTGCTTATCAGACTGAACTTTATAACAGTTATGTTCAGCAGGAAATGGCTGCTGACCCAAGTTTGACGGAGTCTCAGGCGGAGAAAAAGGTTCAAACCTATTCACAACCACCAGGAGCGAGTGAACACCAAACAGGTCTTGCGATTGATATGAGTACTGTAGATAGCTTAAATGAAGCAGATCCAGATACAGTAGCTAAAGTCAAAGAATTGGCGCCGAAATATGGCTTTGTTCTTCGTTTTCCAGATGGTAAAACATCGTCAACGGGTGTAGGCTACGAGGATTGGCATTTCCGCTATGTTGGTAAAGAGTCAGCAGAGTATATGACTGAACATAATCTTACTTTGGAAGAATATTTGGCATTATTAAAGGAGAAAGCTAAGTGA
- a CDS encoding glycoside hydrolase family 73 protein — translation MRRRFKLKAFITLVVVFALGILLPLILHASTDDNARAVKVAYTQQEFIETLAPTAQKMSKNYGVPASILLSQAAYESNYGSSLLSVKYHNIYSLPAQPGQERIRLKDSIYSKGKWQYQKVDFAVFKDWSSSMMTYLEELRQGTWGESTYKEVAGTTSYKVAAEKLQAAGFSSDPDYAKHLISIIETYHLSKYD, via the coding sequence GTGAGACGACGTTTTAAACTAAAAGCCTTCATTACCTTAGTTGTTGTTTTTGCTTTAGGTATTCTCTTACCTTTGATTCTTCATGCCTCTACAGATGATAATGCTCGTGCGGTAAAGGTTGCTTACACACAGCAAGAATTTATTGAGACCTTAGCTCCAACAGCTCAAAAGATGTCTAAAAACTATGGTGTACCTGCGTCTATTCTCCTTAGTCAAGCTGCATATGAGTCAAATTATGGTAGCAGTCTTTTATCTGTTAAATATCATAACATCTACAGTCTCCCTGCTCAGCCAGGTCAAGAACGTATTCGTTTAAAGGATAGTATCTACAGTAAAGGGAAATGGCAATACCAAAAGGTGGATTTTGCAGTTTTTAAGGATTGGTCAAGTTCTATGATGACTTATTTAGAAGAACTTCGCCAAGGAACATGGGGCGAGTCGACCTATAAAGAGGTAGCAGGAACGACTAGTTATAAAGTTGCGGCAGAAAAACTACAAGCTGCGGGTTTTAGCAGTGATCCAGATTATGCCAAACACCTCATATCTATTATTGAGACCTATCATTTGTCAAAATATGATTGA
- the hrcA gene encoding heat-inducible transcriptional repressor HrcA, which yields MITQRQNTILNLIVEMFTRTHEPVGSKALQESIDSSSATIRNDMAKLEKMGYLEKAHTSSGRMPSRAGFQYFVANSLNLDTIDQQDVYQVVKAFDFEAFKLEDILDAAAKLLAEMTGCTAVIQDVEPTRQRLTGFDIVHLSNHDALAVLTLDESKPVTVQFAIPKNFLSSDLEILHKLVQERFLGNTVLDIHYRLRTEIPQIVQKYFKITDNVLDLFDYIFSQLFKELIFIEGKVASLTYADLKTYQFLDNPQHVALELRSAISDDEVTKISVAESTEEALENVTVMSHKFLIPYRGMALMHVIGPVEMDYRRMVSLVNVISRVLVMKLTDYYRYLNSNHYEVS from the coding sequence GTGATTACGCAAAGGCAAAACACTATTTTGAATTTGATAGTTGAGATGTTCACTCGTACACATGAACCGGTTGGTTCTAAAGCATTACAAGAATCAATTGATTCGAGTTCAGCGACCATTCGTAATGACATGGCCAAGCTTGAAAAAATGGGCTATCTTGAAAAAGCTCATACTTCTAGTGGGCGTATGCCAAGCCGAGCAGGTTTCCAGTATTTCGTCGCTAATTCTTTGAATCTTGATACGATTGATCAACAAGATGTTTATCAAGTGGTCAAGGCCTTTGATTTTGAAGCCTTTAAACTTGAAGATATCTTGGATGCAGCGGCGAAGCTGCTGGCAGAAATGACAGGATGTACAGCAGTGATTCAAGATGTGGAACCGACACGACAACGTCTGACTGGATTTGACATTGTTCATCTATCCAATCACGACGCTTTAGCGGTTCTTACTCTAGATGAATCTAAGCCTGTGACAGTTCAATTTGCTATTCCAAAAAATTTCTTGTCTAGTGATTTGGAAATTCTTCATAAGCTTGTTCAAGAACGTTTTTTGGGAAACACTGTCTTAGATATCCATTACCGATTGAGAACTGAGATTCCTCAGATTGTGCAAAAATATTTCAAAATAACAGATAATGTTTTAGACTTGTTTGATTATATCTTTTCACAACTTTTTAAGGAATTGATTTTCATCGAAGGTAAGGTTGCATCATTGACTTATGCCGACTTAAAAACCTATCAATTTTTGGACAATCCACAACATGTGGCACTTGAGCTTCGATCAGCTATCTCCGATGATGAAGTGACCAAGATTTCGGTTGCAGAATCAACTGAAGAAGCGCTTGAAAATGTCACAGTTATGAGTCATAAATTCCTGATTCCTTATCGTGGGATGGCACTCATGCATGTGATTGGTCCAGTTGAAATGGATTATCGTCGCATGGTTAGTTTGGTCAATGTTATTAGTAGAGTTTTGGTTATGAAGTTGACGGATTATTACCGTTACCTCAATAGTAACCATTATGAAGTTAGCTAA
- the grpE gene encoding nucleotide exchange factor GrpE — protein MTEDIKKEEVKEEEATETTEEVVEEVSEPSELEEAQARAEEFENKYLRAHAEMQNIQRRANEERQQLQKYRSQDLAKAILPSLDNLERALAVEGLTDDVKKGLEMVQESLVHALKEEGIEEIPADGDFDHNFHMAIQTMPADDEHPADTIAQVFQKGYKLHERVLRPAMVVVYN, from the coding sequence TTGACTGAAGATATTAAAAAAGAAGAAGTGAAAGAAGAGGAAGCTACGGAGACAACTGAAGAAGTTGTAGAGGAAGTAAGCGAACCTTCTGAACTTGAAGAAGCCCAAGCGCGTGCCGAAGAATTTGAAAACAAATACCTTCGTGCCCATGCAGAAATGCAAAACATTCAGCGACGTGCAAATGAAGAACGTCAACAATTGCAAAAGTATCGTAGCCAAGATCTGGCAAAAGCGATTTTGCCATCACTTGATAACCTTGAACGTGCTCTTGCCGTTGAGGGCTTGACTGATGATGTCAAAAAAGGTTTGGAAATGGTGCAAGAAAGTTTAGTGCATGCTCTTAAAGAGGAAGGAATTGAAGAAATTCCAGCAGATGGTGATTTCGATCATAACTTCCATATGGCAATTCAAACAATGCCTGCAGATGATGAACATCCAGCAGACACGATTGCACAAGTTTTCCAAAAAGGGTATAAACTCCACGAACGCGTCTTACGCCCAGCTATGGTAGTTGTATATAATTAA
- the dnaK gene encoding molecular chaperone DnaK translates to MSKIIGIDLGTTNSAVAVLEGTESKIIANPEGNRTTPSVVSFKNGEIIVGDAAKRQAVTNPDTIISIKSKMGTSEKVSANGKEYTPQEISAMILQYLKGYAEDYLGEKVTKAVITVPAYFNDAQRQATKDAGKIAGLEVERIVNEPTAAALAYGLDKTDKEEKILVFDLGGGTFDVSILELGDGVFDVLATAGDNKLGGDDFDQKIIDHMVEEFKKENGIDLSTDKMALQRLKDAAEKAKKDLSGVTSTQISLPFITAGEAGPLHLEMTLTRAKFDDLTRDLVERTKTPVRQALSDAGLSLSDIDEVILVGGSTRIPAVVEAVKAETGKEPNKSVNPDEVVAMGAAIQGGVITGDVKDVVLLDVTPLSLGIETMGGVFTKLIDRNTTIPTSKSQVFSTAADNQPAVDIHVLQGERPMAADNKTLGRFQLTDIPAAPRGIPQIEVTFDIDKNGIVSVKAKDLGTQKEQTIVIQSNSGLTDEEIEKMMKDAEANAEADAKRKEEVDLRNEVDQAIFATEKTIKETEGKGFDTERDAAQSALDDLKKAQESGNLDDMKAKLEALNEKAQALAVKLYEQAAAAQQAQAGAEGAQTADNSGDDVVDGEFTEK, encoded by the coding sequence ATGTCTAAAATCATTGGTATTGACTTAGGTACAACAAACTCAGCAGTAGCAGTTCTTGAAGGAACTGAATCAAAAATTATCGCAAACCCAGAAGGTAACCGCACAACTCCATCTGTTGTGTCATTCAAAAACGGTGAAATCATCGTTGGTGACGCTGCAAAACGTCAAGCAGTAACAAACCCAGATACAATCATCTCTATCAAATCTAAGATGGGTACTTCTGAAAAAGTTTCTGCAAACGGTAAAGAATACACACCACAAGAGATTTCAGCTATGATTCTTCAATACTTGAAAGGTTATGCTGAAGATTACCTTGGTGAAAAAGTAACTAAAGCAGTTATCACAGTTCCTGCTTACTTCAACGATGCACAACGTCAAGCAACAAAAGACGCTGGTAAAATCGCTGGTCTTGAAGTAGAACGTATCGTCAACGAACCAACAGCAGCAGCTCTTGCTTACGGTTTGGATAAGACTGATAAAGAAGAAAAAATCTTGGTATTCGACCTTGGTGGTGGTACATTCGACGTATCTATCCTTGAACTTGGTGACGGTGTCTTTGACGTGTTGGCAACTGCAGGGGATAACAAACTCGGTGGTGATGACTTTGACCAAAAAATCATCGACCACATGGTTGAAGAATTCAAGAAAGAAAATGGAATCGACTTGTCAACAGACAAGATGGCTCTTCAACGCTTGAAAGATGCAGCTGAAAAAGCTAAGAAAGACCTTTCTGGTGTTACTTCAACACAAATCAGCTTGCCATTCATCACTGCTGGTGAGGCTGGACCTCTTCACTTGGAAATGACATTGACTCGTGCGAAATTCGATGATTTGACTCGTGACCTTGTAGAACGTACGAAAACTCCAGTTCGTCAAGCCCTTTCAGATGCAGGTTTGAGCTTGTCAGATATTGACGAAGTTATCCTTGTCGGTGGTTCAACTCGTATCCCTGCCGTTGTAGAAGCTGTTAAAGCTGAAACTGGTAAAGAACCAAACAAATCAGTTAACCCTGATGAAGTAGTTGCCATGGGTGCTGCTATCCAAGGTGGTGTTATCACTGGTGATGTCAAAGACGTTGTCCTTCTTGATGTAACTCCATTGTCACTTGGTATCGAAACAATGGGTGGAGTGTTCACAAAACTTATTGACCGCAACACTACTATTCCAACATCTAAATCACAAGTCTTCTCAACTGCAGCAGATAACCAACCAGCTGTTGATATCCACGTTCTTCAAGGGGAACGCCCAATGGCAGCGGATAACAAGACTCTTGGACGTTTCCAATTGACTGATATCCCAGCTGCACCTCGTGGTATCCCACAAATCGAAGTTACTTTCGATATTGATAAGAACGGTATCGTATCTGTTAAAGCTAAAGACCTTGGAACTCAAAAAGAACAAACAATTGTCATCCAATCTAACTCTGGTTTGACAGACGAAGAAATTGAAAAGATGATGAAAGATGCTGAAGCAAATGCTGAAGCAGATGCAAAACGTAAAGAAGAAGTAGATCTTCGTAACGAAGTTGACCAAGCTATCTTTGCGACTGAAAAAACAATCAAAGAAACAGAAGGTAAAGGCTTCGACACAGAACGTGATGCTGCTCAATCAGCTCTTGATGACCTTAAGAAAGCTCAAGAATCAGGCAATCTTGATGACATGAAGGCTAAATTGGAAGCTCTTAACGAAAAAGCTCAAGCTCTTGCAGTTAAACTTTACGAACAAGCTGCAGCAGCACAACAAGCTCAAGCAGGAGCAGAAGGTGCACAAACAGCAGACAACTCAGGCGACGATGTTGTAGACGGAGAGTTTACTGAAAAGTAA
- a CDS encoding DJ-1/PfpI family protein, with product MKKVLCIIYPNFSLYEIASLTSTLALSFDITIDYVASDYSIVVSEDGLPCQPTKTLDQVRIEDYSCVILPGMVNIGPALQDEKLISFLRGLGEQGILIAAISSAPLLLAKAGLLKDTKFTGGIWQNFFDYFEFLPRENFQPKVVVQDKKIITAIGFAHQEFARKVILSLGLSDYTDNYFKEQNEYAEEDLIFTLSDEEFDEVKRSIEKTL from the coding sequence ATGAAAAAAGTGCTTTGTATCATTTATCCTAATTTTTCTCTCTACGAGATAGCCTCTTTAACGAGTACTTTAGCTCTGTCTTTCGATATAACGATTGATTATGTAGCCTCAGATTATTCGATTGTGGTATCTGAGGACGGCTTGCCCTGTCAACCGACGAAAACATTGGATCAAGTACGTATAGAAGATTATTCTTGCGTGATTTTGCCAGGAATGGTCAACATAGGACCTGCCCTACAGGATGAGAAATTGATTTCGTTCTTGAGGGGCCTTGGTGAGCAAGGTATCCTCATTGCAGCCATTTCTTCAGCGCCTCTTTTATTAGCAAAAGCAGGTCTGTTGAAGGACACGAAATTTACAGGTGGAATTTGGCAAAACTTCTTTGACTATTTTGAATTTCTTCCACGTGAAAATTTCCAACCTAAAGTGGTTGTACAAGATAAAAAAATCATTACAGCCATAGGCTTTGCACATCAAGAGTTTGCAAGAAAAGTGATTCTTAGTCTAGGGTTGTCAGATTATACGGACAACTATTTTAAAGAACAGAACGAGTACGCTGAAGAGGATTTGATATTTACTCTATCAGACGAAGAGTTTGATGAAGTGAAGCGAAGTATAGAAAAGACCCTCTAA